Part of the Theobroma cacao cultivar B97-61/B2 unplaced genomic scaffold, Criollo_cocoa_genome_V2, whole genome shotgun sequence genome, AGACTTGGGGTTGTTGATGCAAGAGCACAAGAATGGGTCGGCAAATTGAATGCTTTTCCTTCCTTGAAGCACCGCATGCAACATGTATGGTAGAATATTGGGGGTTGCAAGGGTTCATGTATTTTCCAGCTCTGAAAACGTTTTCCTGtatgtcatttttctcatttgaCTTACAACACTTCAAACTCTTAATTTCTGGTAGTTTCGATGGGACTGTGCCAACTGCCACCAAGTAGTGTATTTCTTTATAAAGTGCTGGCCTAGGGGGTGGGGATCAGACTGCCACGGCAAGCTGCAAAGAAATATGGCAACCAAACCAGGAGTTCTCACTGACTGGCCTTGGAAACCTCTTGGGAACTTCAAGGTCCTTGATTTGATCTCCATGTTTATTTACATTTGTTAAAGTGTGATTGGAAttgtatattatatttacTGATCACTGCTAGGACGCATTGTTTGCATGGTGCAGTATGCTATCTTGACTCCATGGGTGATTCACAGCACTTACTCTTTGGTGATGAGTAAAGGGGAAAAGGAGGCAGACCTTGGCTACTTACTCATATTCCCATTTCTTATGACAAGAGTCCTTCACAATCAGATATGGATTTCTCTTTCTCGTTACCGAACTGCCAAAGGAAAAAACAGGATCGTTGACAAGGGCATCGACTTTGAGCAAGTTGACAGAGAAAGCAACTGGTATTAGTCAGTAATTAGCTCTAGCTAATAGCTATGTTATTCTTCTCTTTCGATTTGGGCCTGATATTCTGAAATGATGGATGGTTGGCAGGGATGACCAGATCATTTTAAACGGAATTCTGTTCTACTTGGCAAATATGATAATGCCAGGAGCATCTCACTTGCCCCTATGGAGATCAGATGGATTTATAATCGTAATTCTACTCCATATGGGTCCTGTGGAGTTCCTGTACTATTGGTTGCACAGGGCACTGCACCATCATTTCCTCTACTCTCGTTACCATTCCCATCACCATTCCTCCATTGCCACAGAGCCCATTACCTGTAAGCTACAACTCTAATCCATGTCATGGTACTAATGAATTCCAACGCAAGACAAATCAGTTATACATGGTTCTTTTTTGCAGCGGTCATCCACCCATTTGCCGAAGAAGTTGCATACTTCTTGCTCTTTGCAATACCCTTAATGACAATGGTGTTTACCGGAACGGCTTCCATTGCAGCAATATCTGGTTACCTAACTTACACTGACTTCATGAACAATATGGGACACTGCAACTTCGAACTGGTTCCAAAGTGGGTCTTCTCGACCTTCCCCCCTCTCAAGTTTCTCATGTACACCCCCTCGTAAGTTTTACCATTTGATCAtatatacctaaattacctgaATTAAAACTGTTCTTTTCTGTAGCATGATCACTGAATTATTTTTCCAGGTATCACTCTTTGCACCATATTCAGTTTCGGACCAATTACTCGCTATTCATGCCCATGTACGATTACTTATACGGTACTGTGGACAAGTCCTCGGATGATTTGTACGAGACTTCACTGAAAAGGCAGGAAGAGTCACCAGACATCGTAAACCTGACGCATCTAACCTCGACAGACTCCATCTACCATTTGCGCCTCGGCTTTGCTTCCTTGGCCTCCAAGCCCTACGCTTTCAAGTGGTACTTCACCATGGCGATGTGGCCTCTGTCATGTTGGTCTGGTGTCCTTATTTGGTTCTATGGCCGTACATTTGTTTCAGAGAGCAACACCTTCAATAACCTCAAACTGCAATCTTG contains:
- the LOC18607121 gene encoding protein ECERIFERUM 1, whose product is MATKPGVLTDWPWKPLGNFKYAILTPWVIHSTYSLVMSKGEKEADLGYLLIFPFLMTRVLHNQIWISLSRYRTAKGKNRIVDKGIDFEQVDRESNWDDQIILNGILFYLANMIMPGASHLPLWRSDGFIIVILLHMGPVEFLYYWLHRALHHHFLYSRYHSHHHSSIATEPITSVIHPFAEEVAYFLLFAIPLMTMVFTGTASIAAISGYLTYTDFMNNMGHCNFELVPKWVFSTFPPLKFLMYTPSYHSLHHIQFRTNYSLFMPMYDYLYGTVDKSSDDLYETSLKRQEESPDIVNLTHLTSTDSIYHLRLGFASLASKPYAFKWYFTMAMWPLSCWSGVLIWFYGRTFVSESNTFNNLKLQSWVVPRYTMHYLLQRKQKDLNYLIEEALLEADSKGAKVVSLGLLNQHEELNGNGELYIQRHPQLRIKLVDGSSLAAAVVMNSIPKETTQVLLTGRISKVGYAIALALCQKGVQVAAMNEDEYQKLQHSGCQFGKNLVLAENYDQKIWLVGEGLTDKEQLRATKGTVFIPFTQFPPKKLLKDCYYHTTPALVAPKSLDNIHSCENWLARRVMSAWRVAGIVHGLEGWNVHECGQTMFSMDKVWEATLRHGFCPLSLSI